A part of Halobacillus shinanisalinarum genomic DNA contains:
- a CDS encoding M4 family metallopeptidase yields MKKKNVLPVAVLSSALFVGAFAPIQAHAVQPEQTPQVSTQSMAEKFEKSKGNKPIFVVEKQAEKQNASNAAAAVNHLKKNQEKYKIKNPKSNFKPGQVKKDDLGMTHVNLQQTKNGVPVEGSEVIVHYDEENTVQSVSGHFNHEVEEADISTEPTLSKTEALNKAKNEVDAPEEMSYTPTSELVIYPYNDASQLAYKVNVNFLGKDPGNWFVFVDAKSGQVIDKYNALMHANGFRSATASGLGVLGDHRKLHITHKNDKTDNLKGTQFYLYDNSHDNLDGIYTYDMKNQWGGEDFQLPGVLYSNNSASFKDDYDRAAVDAHYNSEQVYDYFLEEHDRNSLDGEGMAIKSSVHYGQDYNNAFWNGEQMTYGDGDGEFFISLSAGLDVAAHEMTHGVTSNSANLQYRFQSGALNEAFSDIFGALVDEEDWEIGEDIMGEDARQSGRTSLRSLSNPDKYAVGAEYVSYGDGSGMYPTHMDEYYDLPLSLDNGGVHINSSIINHAAYLTGEQIGKDKLGQIYYRALTVYLTPTSDFSHARQALIQSAVDIYGEGSTEAEATESGLNQVGITE; encoded by the coding sequence TTGAAGAAAAAGAATGTATTACCGGTAGCTGTTCTATCATCTGCCTTGTTCGTAGGAGCTTTTGCCCCCATTCAAGCACATGCGGTTCAACCCGAGCAGACACCTCAAGTTTCAACTCAATCCATGGCAGAAAAATTTGAGAAGTCTAAGGGAAACAAACCTATATTTGTCGTAGAAAAACAAGCTGAAAAACAAAACGCTAGTAATGCTGCTGCTGCGGTCAATCATCTGAAAAAAAATCAGGAAAAATATAAAATTAAAAATCCAAAATCAAACTTTAAACCGGGTCAAGTAAAGAAAGATGATCTAGGTATGACACATGTGAACCTACAGCAGACAAAAAATGGTGTCCCTGTTGAAGGTAGCGAAGTTATTGTTCATTATGACGAAGAAAATACCGTTCAATCGGTGAGTGGCCATTTTAACCACGAAGTTGAGGAAGCGGACATCTCTACTGAACCGACTCTCTCTAAAACAGAAGCTCTTAACAAAGCGAAGAATGAGGTGGATGCTCCTGAGGAAATGAGTTACACTCCTACAAGTGAGCTTGTCATCTATCCATATAATGATGCAAGTCAACTCGCTTATAAAGTAAATGTTAATTTCCTTGGCAAGGATCCTGGTAATTGGTTTGTCTTTGTAGACGCTAAAAGTGGACAAGTAATTGATAAATACAATGCTTTGATGCACGCGAATGGATTTAGGTCTGCGACCGCTTCTGGCCTAGGTGTATTGGGTGACCATAGAAAATTACATATCACCCATAAGAATGATAAGACAGATAATCTTAAAGGGACACAGTTTTATTTATATGACAATTCCCATGATAATCTAGACGGAATTTATACCTATGATATGAAAAATCAATGGGGAGGAGAGGACTTTCAGCTTCCGGGAGTACTCTACTCTAATAACAGTGCTTCTTTCAAAGACGATTATGACCGAGCCGCTGTAGATGCTCATTATAATTCAGAGCAAGTGTATGATTATTTTCTCGAAGAGCATGATAGAAATTCCCTAGACGGCGAGGGGATGGCCATTAAATCATCTGTACACTATGGACAAGATTATAATAACGCCTTCTGGAATGGAGAACAAATGACATATGGAGATGGAGACGGTGAATTTTTCATATCTCTTTCAGCCGGTCTCGATGTTGCTGCACATGAAATGACTCATGGCGTGACATCAAACTCTGCAAATTTGCAATATCGCTTCCAGTCTGGTGCGCTTAATGAGGCCTTTTCAGACATATTTGGTGCGTTAGTAGATGAAGAAGATTGGGAAATCGGGGAAGACATTATGGGCGAAGATGCAAGACAATCTGGTCGAACTTCTCTCCGTAGTTTAAGTAATCCCGATAAGTACGCTGTAGGAGCAGAATATGTATCATATGGAGATGGCAGTGGGATGTATCCAACTCACATGGACGAATATTATGACCTGCCGCTCAGCCTAGATAATGGCGGGGTTCATATTAACTCTTCCATCATCAACCATGCAGCCTATCTTACAGGGGAGCAGATTGGTAAGGACAAGCTAGGCCAAATTTATTACCGTGCACTTACGGTGTATTTGACTCCAACATCAGATTTTAGTCACGCTAGGCAAGCGTTGATTCAATCAGCTGTTGACATATATGGAGAGGGCAGTACCGAAGCAGAAGCAACGGAAAGTGGACTGAATCAAGTGGGAATAACAGAATAA
- a CDS encoding nucleoside hydrolase, with protein sequence MKKVILIADTGIDDAIALIYALKNPDVDLLAVVSGYGNIERDKAYRNVEYLLKLADRTDIPVIAGATRPLSGEDPIFFPNIHGAEGLGPIDPPIPEERYSNRTNFRKLFRLIKDNPGEITIVNVGRCTSLTIAWYLSPEVMGNVKETFVMGGAFLVPGNATEVAEANFFGDATAANFICKNVPNLSVIPLNVTREALLTPNQVDFIASRANTRLEKIIDPILDFYYEVYQEQEPGIEGTPQHDLAALMATLDLPGLFTYKKRKVRVQHEESYANGLSIADFRPGTTDCSGEGCSRIAMEIDQKKFVKQVIKVFADYREKR encoded by the coding sequence ATGAAGAAAGTGATTTTAATAGCTGATACTGGTATCGACGACGCCATTGCATTAATTTATGCGTTGAAAAATCCGGATGTTGATCTCTTAGCTGTCGTTAGTGGATATGGAAATATAGAAAGAGATAAGGCTTACCGAAATGTGGAGTATCTACTGAAGCTTGCTGATCGTACAGATATTCCAGTCATTGCGGGAGCTACAAGACCTCTTAGTGGTGAGGATCCAATCTTTTTCCCTAATATTCACGGCGCTGAAGGGTTAGGTCCAATTGATCCGCCTATTCCGGAAGAACGTTATTCCAACCGTACAAACTTCAGAAAGCTGTTTCGTTTAATAAAGGATAATCCAGGAGAAATCACGATCGTGAATGTTGGCCGTTGTACCTCGCTGACTATTGCTTGGTATTTGAGCCCTGAAGTGATGGGGAATGTGAAGGAAACATTTGTAATGGGAGGGGCTTTTCTCGTACCTGGAAATGCTACAGAGGTGGCAGAGGCAAACTTTTTTGGTGATGCCACTGCGGCAAATTTCATTTGTAAAAATGTGCCTAATTTATCGGTTATTCCACTAAATGTCACAAGAGAAGCCTTATTGACTCCAAATCAAGTTGATTTCATTGCATCCCGTGCAAATACCCGTCTAGAAAAAATAATTGACCCCATACTCGATTTTTACTATGAGGTGTATCAGGAACAAGAGCCAGGTATTGAGGGAACCCCTCAACATGATTTGGCTGCTTTGATGGCCACTTTAGATCTCCCTGGGTTGTTTACCTATAAGAAAAGAAAGGTCCGGGTCCAGCATGAAGAAAGCTATGCAAATGGATTGAGTATCGCTGATTTTCGTCCAGGGACAACAGATTGTTCTGGAGAAGGCTGTTCTCGAATCGCAATGGAAATTGATCAGAAAAAATTTGTGAAACAAGTAATAAAAGTCTTCGCTGATTATAGAGAAAAGAGATGA
- a CDS encoding putative holin-like toxin: MSSSSHREVIAVSPFEAISLMLSFGMLIAVVVHKKQ; the protein is encoded by the coding sequence ATGAGTTCATCCTCTCATAGGGAGGTGATAGCTGTGAGTCCGTTTGAAGCGATAAGCCTAATGTTGAGCTTTGGAATGCTGATAGCGGTAGTGGTACACAAAAAGCAGTAA
- the rfbA gene encoding glucose-1-phosphate thymidylyltransferase RfbA — protein sequence MKGIILAGGSGTRLSPSTNCINKHLLAVYDKPMIYYPLSILMLSGIKEIMIISTPEDIPRFEKLLGDGSSLGITLHYKEQEEPNGIPEAFIVGEEFIGKDDVTLILGDNIFYGQGLTNILRKAVRNHTGATIFGYRVKDPSRFGVVEFDDRQKVVSLEEKPEDPKSDFAATGLYVYDNRVIKIAKKLNFSARGELEITDVNKKYLEEGQLNVELLGRGFAWLDAGTHESLFESSEFIKNIEQRQGFKVACIEEISYYMGYISKEHLYEIGESMKKNDYGQYLMEIANRKHVQQYWDKIDQNPVLGLIENE from the coding sequence ATGAAAGGAATCATACTAGCGGGAGGAAGCGGAACAAGGCTTTCCCCAAGCACGAATTGCATAAATAAACATTTGTTAGCTGTTTATGACAAACCTATGATTTATTATCCTTTATCGATTTTAATGCTTTCAGGAATTAAAGAGATTATGATTATTAGTACACCAGAGGATATTCCAAGGTTTGAAAAATTATTAGGTGATGGTTCATCACTGGGGATTACCCTGCATTACAAAGAACAGGAAGAACCGAATGGTATCCCGGAAGCGTTCATTGTCGGAGAAGAGTTTATTGGAAAAGATGATGTCACCTTGATATTAGGCGACAATATTTTTTACGGGCAAGGATTGACAAATATCTTGAGAAAAGCTGTACGGAATCATACAGGGGCTACCATTTTTGGATATAGGGTGAAGGATCCAAGCAGGTTTGGTGTCGTGGAATTCGATGACAGGCAAAAAGTTGTTTCGCTGGAGGAAAAACCCGAGGACCCCAAATCAGACTTTGCGGCAACGGGTTTATATGTCTATGATAATCGCGTCATCAAAATAGCCAAAAAACTCAACTTTTCGGCCCGTGGAGAGCTTGAAATAACGGACGTGAACAAAAAATATCTCGAGGAAGGCCAGCTTAATGTTGAACTGCTGGGAAGAGGATTTGCATGGCTGGATGCAGGAACACATGAGTCGTTATTCGAATCCTCAGAATTCATTAAGAATATTGAGCAGCGGCAAGGCTTCAAAGTGGCTTGCATCGAAGAGATTTCCTATTACATGGGATACATTTCAAAAGAACACCTATATGAAATAGGCGAATCGATGAAAAAGAATGATTATGGCCAATACTTGATGGAAATTGCCAATCGGAAGCATGTACAGCAATATTGGGACAAAATCGATCAGAACCCAGTGTTAGGACTGATAGAAAATGAGTAA
- the rfbB gene encoding dTDP-glucose 4,6-dehydratase — protein MSNNSALLVTGGAGFIGSNFIAYYLKKYPGRQLVNIDKLTYAGNLENLMEAENMDHYHFVHGDISDEALVGDVFNEFDIEGVVHFAAESHVDKSIADSKPFILTNVLGTGVLLEAARRDWSEKGALSQRRFHHISTDEVYGSLEGEGKFTENTPYKPRNPYSATKAGANMLVKSYYTTYGMNVVLSSSSNNYGPRQNDEKLIPTIMRKALSLEPIPIYGDGMNVRDWLYVGDHCRAIDTVFHNGEAGETYNVGGGNEQTNLELTEFICRQLDAINPQLLREKDLTSFSELITFVDDRPGHDLRYAVDDTKLRNHLDWAPEISYVDGLKKTVNWYVNKWKEVVK, from the coding sequence ATGAGTAACAATTCAGCGCTTTTAGTAACAGGAGGAGCGGGATTTATTGGCTCCAATTTTATTGCGTATTATTTAAAAAAGTATCCAGGTCGTCAGCTTGTCAATATAGATAAGCTGACCTATGCAGGAAACCTGGAAAATCTGATGGAAGCTGAGAATATGGACCATTACCACTTTGTCCACGGGGATATCTCTGATGAAGCTTTAGTAGGGGATGTTTTTAATGAATTCGATATTGAAGGTGTTGTACATTTCGCCGCTGAATCACATGTAGACAAGTCAATCGCTGATTCTAAACCGTTTATCTTAACAAATGTACTAGGTACTGGTGTATTACTGGAAGCAGCTAGGAGGGATTGGTCTGAGAAAGGTGCGCTGTCACAAAGACGGTTTCATCACATTTCGACTGATGAAGTTTATGGCTCATTAGAAGGTGAAGGCAAGTTCACTGAAAACACACCTTATAAACCTCGTAATCCATATAGCGCTACTAAAGCGGGGGCGAATATGCTGGTCAAGAGTTATTACACCACTTACGGGATGAATGTGGTGCTATCTAGTAGCTCTAATAATTATGGACCAAGACAAAATGATGAAAAACTCATTCCAACAATCATGCGAAAGGCACTCTCACTTGAACCGATTCCTATTTATGGAGATGGGATGAACGTTAGAGATTGGCTGTACGTTGGGGATCACTGCCGGGCCATTGACACCGTTTTTCACAATGGAGAAGCGGGAGAGACATATAACGTTGGAGGCGGAAATGAACAGACGAACCTTGAACTTACTGAATTTATTTGCAGGCAGCTTGATGCCATTAACCCACAGCTATTAAGGGAAAAAGATCTAACCAGCTTTAGTGAGCTCATCACATTTGTGGATGATCGTCCTGGACATGATTTAAGGTATGCTGTCGACGATACAAAGCTTCGGAATCACCTCGATTGGGCGCCTGAGATCTCCTATGTGGATGGTTTGAAAAAGACGGTAAATTGGTATGTAAACAAATGGAAGGAAGTCGTGAAATGA
- a CDS encoding glycosyltransferase family 2 protein, with product MISVVVPVYGCQTCLYELCRRVDQTMKSIPSNYEILLINDCSPDQSWETIQKISKEDHHVRGFDMSRNFGQHRAITAGLDHTKGDFIVVMDCDLQDQPEEIKKLYEKALEGYEVVFGTRVVRQDGILKRLSSKLFYKVYDYLTDRSSDHTIANFSICSRNVIDNYRNMREQNRFFPLFIKWMGFKTTSIPVDHGKRLEGKSSYNVKKMVRLATDVIISQSNKPLRLSIQFGFLISFVSFIYGIYLILRYFFLSQPVPGWTSVMVSLYFIGGLIFFNFGVLGLYLGKVFNETKGRPLYIIRDVTDKKKDEVIG from the coding sequence ATGATTTCTGTTGTTGTCCCTGTCTATGGTTGTCAAACGTGCCTGTATGAATTGTGCAGGCGCGTTGATCAAACCATGAAAAGTATACCTTCAAATTATGAAATCTTACTCATTAATGATTGCAGTCCAGATCAATCGTGGGAAACGATTCAAAAGATAAGTAAAGAAGATCATCATGTCAGAGGCTTCGATATGTCTAGAAACTTTGGGCAGCACCGTGCTATTACAGCTGGTCTTGATCACACAAAAGGTGATTTTATTGTTGTGATGGATTGCGACTTGCAGGATCAGCCTGAGGAAATCAAGAAATTGTATGAGAAAGCATTAGAAGGCTATGAGGTTGTATTCGGTACACGCGTAGTTCGGCAAGATGGTATCCTTAAACGCCTGTCTTCTAAATTATTTTATAAAGTTTATGACTATCTGACCGATCGTTCATCAGATCATACCATTGCCAATTTTAGTATTTGTTCAAGGAATGTAATTGACAACTATAGGAATATGAGAGAACAGAACCGTTTCTTTCCGCTGTTCATCAAATGGATGGGTTTTAAAACAACCAGTATCCCTGTTGACCACGGAAAAAGGCTTGAAGGCAAATCATCATACAATGTAAAGAAAATGGTTAGGTTAGCAACAGATGTGATTATCTCTCAGTCTAACAAACCGTTAAGATTGTCGATTCAATTTGGCTTTTTGATTTCTTTTGTCTCATTTATCTATGGAATCTATTTGATCCTGCGATATTTTTTCTTATCACAGCCTGTACCAGGATGGACAAGTGTGATGGTCTCTCTCTATTTTATAGGAGGGTTAATTTTTTTTAATTTTGGGGTGTTAGGATTATATCTTGGAAAGGTGTTTAATGAAACGAAAGGGCGTCCGTTATACATCATTAGGGACGTGACTGATAAGAAAAAAGATGAGGTGATAGGATGA
- a CDS encoding GNAT family N-acetyltransferase: MTHYLKETPWDKRTLNIDTYELASLDVEAFQETMDKEGHFTVKVDPFFDKKVLEEYGFYYADTLLEPKCKRGELKVFEKEGVSIDSNGDKQAILDIAEHAFVHGRFHRDFHIPNELADLRYVRWLEDLYDQNQVYFLYYQGDIAGFFGFENNKVLLLGISKELTGMGLARPFLTSGCLKMLSSGYDELITSVSAINLASLNLFQSIGFKLKGSVDVYHKLNGKILT, translated from the coding sequence ATGACACATTACTTAAAAGAAACACCATGGGATAAACGTACACTTAACATAGATACTTATGAGTTAGCTTCCTTGGATGTGGAAGCATTCCAGGAGACGATGGATAAGGAAGGTCATTTTACAGTTAAAGTGGATCCTTTTTTTGATAAAAAGGTGTTAGAAGAGTATGGATTTTATTATGCTGACACTTTGCTTGAGCCGAAATGTAAACGAGGCGAGTTGAAGGTGTTTGAAAAGGAAGGGGTTTCGATTGATTCAAATGGAGATAAGCAAGCCATTTTGGATATCGCCGAACACGCTTTTGTTCATGGCCGCTTCCATAGAGATTTTCATATCCCGAACGAGCTTGCTGATTTAAGATATGTACGATGGCTTGAAGATTTATACGATCAAAACCAAGTGTATTTCCTGTATTATCAGGGGGATATTGCTGGTTTCTTCGGTTTTGAAAACAACAAGGTTCTGCTCTTAGGAATCAGTAAGGAATTGACAGGTATGGGGTTAGCTAGACCTTTTCTGACCAGTGGTTGTTTAAAGATGCTCTCATCAGGATATGACGAGCTCATAACCTCTGTTTCGGCAATTAACTTGGCTTCACTAAACCTTTTTCAGTCTATCGGATTTAAGTTGAAAGGATCAGTAGATGTTTATCACAAGTTGAATGGGAAAATATTGACATAA
- a CDS encoding EamA family transporter, producing the protein MGYLYIFGTILFTVYGQLILKWRIEKYGSLPAAVKDKILFLLQLLVDPLILSGFLSAFVASIFWMGAMTKFNISYAYPFMSLSFVLVFILSVFLFQEPITSYKVIGLSFIVVGIIITSQSV; encoded by the coding sequence ATGGGCTATCTATATATTTTTGGTACCATCCTATTTACTGTTTATGGACAACTAATACTAAAATGGCGAATTGAGAAATACGGCAGCCTTCCTGCTGCAGTAAAGGATAAAATCCTATTTTTATTGCAATTGTTAGTAGACCCTTTGATTCTATCAGGGTTTCTTTCTGCTTTTGTAGCCTCAATATTTTGGATGGGAGCTATGACAAAATTTAATATTAGTTACGCTTATCCGTTCATGAGTCTCTCATTTGTTCTTGTATTTATACTTTCTGTGTTTCTATTTCAAGAGCCTATTACATCATATAAAGTGATCGGACTTTCGTTCATCGTAGTAGGTATTATTATAACTAGCCAATCTGTGTGA
- the rffA gene encoding dTDP-4-amino-4,6-dideoxygalactose transaminase gives MIPFNKPCVIGKETDYIQEAINHNLKLSGNGPFGEKCKAWFEENLLCQKALLTPSCTHALEMAALLLNIKEGDEVIMPSYTFVSTANAFVLRGAHIRFVDVDPTVMNIDPDLIEEAITHRTKAVVVVHYAGVACEMEQIMEIAERHKLFVIEDAAQGLLSTYKGKALGTFGHFGTLSFHETKNYTCGEGGALLINDPEYVERAEILQEKGTNRSQFKRGQVDKYTWKDVGSSFLLSELNAAYLYAQLEEAWTIFEDRMKTWNQYSEKLSSLVGEDLIRTQYIPELCQHNAHMFYIKLKTESVRSHLTSYLKEQGIMAVPHYEPLHSSQAGRVYGGLTGVDNFTTSEAERLLRLPLYFGMEKEVVNHVVHHIENFFKK, from the coding sequence GTGATTCCATTTAATAAACCGTGCGTCATTGGTAAAGAAACAGACTATATTCAAGAAGCGATTAACCACAATCTTAAGCTCTCAGGGAATGGTCCTTTTGGTGAAAAGTGTAAGGCTTGGTTTGAAGAGAATTTATTATGCCAGAAAGCCTTACTAACTCCATCCTGTACACATGCTCTTGAGATGGCCGCCTTATTACTGAACATAAAAGAAGGGGATGAAGTCATCATGCCCTCGTACACATTTGTTTCAACAGCTAATGCCTTTGTGTTACGAGGAGCACACATCAGATTTGTAGATGTCGATCCAACTGTGATGAATATAGATCCTGATTTGATCGAAGAGGCGATTACCCATAGGACAAAAGCGGTTGTAGTCGTCCATTATGCCGGTGTTGCCTGTGAGATGGAACAGATTATGGAGATCGCAGAACGTCATAAATTATTTGTGATCGAAGATGCAGCTCAAGGCCTATTGAGCACATATAAAGGAAAGGCGCTTGGGACATTTGGTCACTTTGGTACGTTAAGTTTTCATGAGACGAAGAACTATACTTGTGGAGAAGGTGGCGCTCTGCTGATCAATGACCCAGAATATGTAGAGCGTGCTGAAATCCTTCAAGAAAAAGGGACGAATCGGTCTCAATTTAAAAGGGGGCAGGTTGATAAGTATACATGGAAGGACGTTGGGTCCTCATTTCTGTTAAGTGAATTGAATGCCGCTTATTTATATGCCCAGCTTGAGGAAGCTTGGACTATTTTTGAAGATCGCATGAAGACATGGAATCAGTATAGTGAAAAGCTGTCCTCTTTAGTGGGAGAAGACTTGATCCGTACACAATACATTCCTGAGCTTTGTCAGCATAACGCTCACATGTTCTATATAAAGCTGAAAACGGAATCTGTGCGTTCTCATTTAACTTCTTACTTGAAGGAGCAAGGCATTATGGCGGTACCTCATTATGAACCATTGCATTCCTCTCAGGCGGGGAGAGTGTATGGTGGCTTAACGGGGGTAGATAATTTCACGACATCAGAAGCGGAGCGGTTATTACGACTGCCTTTATACTTTGGGATGGAGAAAGAGGTCGTCAATCATGTGGTCCACCATATTGAGAACTTTTTCAAAAAATAA
- a CDS encoding DUF6044 family protein: MWSTILRTFSKNKWIVIGCLIIVAYLMPYYILGEDTHIRVHDNLDSNIVWYKILAESGQIFAPPGTTLPYAVNGLPRSALSSSLDLMVWLYVWFEPFTAYTINQTIMRFVGFFGMYGLLRFLFQTRDGVKKLQLIAVGVSVGFALLPFWPSGALSIAGLPLALLAFLNIRKFGRRTSKLYWLIIVLLPFHSSLILSFVFFLALMGLVWIVDWFRTKRVNMSFLGALFLMGSIYLIKNYTVIISMFFSGGFTSHREEFDLGHNSLAGTIRLFNKNFIFAHTHDMSLHQQVILPAVILAVFIAIYKRIKPNRLAVAMTMNFLLSLWYAFWYWEGFRVLKDESMILNTFNFSRIHFLHPLFWYMAFAFALVIVWKNLKLGKPIVIVLMVVQIGIVFGLNEEKKYSEIGTPTFEEFYSQDLFNNIKKYIGKAPSNYQVVSVAMHPTIAQYNGMHTLDTYNTTYPLSYKHKFRKIIAPELEKNQNLESYFDTWGGRLYMYVGELGKDYVFSKNSDEVIEQLDINTEQLQQMGGDYVLSALPIENHESIGLEFEKAFQHASSPWKIHLYKVEL; the protein is encoded by the coding sequence ATGTGGTCCACCATATTGAGAACTTTTTCAAAAAATAAATGGATTGTCATTGGCTGTTTAATCATAGTAGCGTACCTCATGCCATACTACATTCTTGGAGAAGACACGCATATTCGGGTTCACGACAATTTGGACTCAAACATTGTCTGGTACAAGATATTAGCAGAAAGTGGACAAATCTTTGCACCCCCGGGCACAACGTTGCCTTATGCTGTCAATGGCCTGCCTCGCAGTGCTCTATCGTCAAGTTTGGATTTAATGGTATGGCTTTACGTATGGTTTGAACCATTCACGGCTTACACAATAAACCAAACCATCATGCGGTTTGTCGGCTTCTTTGGCATGTATGGGTTACTTCGCTTCCTTTTCCAAACAAGAGACGGGGTAAAAAAACTTCAGCTCATCGCTGTAGGTGTATCAGTCGGCTTTGCGCTTTTACCGTTTTGGCCTTCTGGAGCGTTATCGATAGCGGGATTGCCTTTAGCTTTATTAGCGTTCCTTAACATCCGCAAGTTCGGGAGACGCACATCCAAGTTATATTGGCTCATCATCGTATTGCTTCCATTTCACTCCAGTTTAATATTGAGTTTTGTGTTCTTTCTAGCATTGATGGGTTTAGTATGGATAGTGGATTGGTTCCGAACCAAACGTGTTAACATGTCTTTTTTAGGCGCCCTCTTTTTGATGGGGTCGATTTACCTGATCAAGAATTATACGGTGATTATATCCATGTTCTTCAGTGGGGGATTTACCTCTCATCGTGAGGAATTTGACTTAGGGCATAATAGCTTAGCTGGTACTATCCGTCTGTTTAATAAAAACTTCATTTTTGCTCACACGCATGACATGAGTTTACATCAGCAGGTGATCCTGCCGGCAGTAATCTTGGCTGTGTTTATTGCTATTTATAAAAGAATCAAACCCAACCGACTTGCTGTGGCTATGACGATGAATTTCCTTTTATCGCTTTGGTATGCTTTTTGGTACTGGGAAGGGTTTAGAGTACTAAAAGATGAGTCCATGATTCTCAATACATTTAATTTCAGCCGTATTCATTTTTTACACCCTTTGTTTTGGTACATGGCCTTTGCTTTTGCATTGGTGATTGTTTGGAAAAACTTAAAACTTGGTAAACCGATTGTCATCGTCCTTATGGTGGTTCAAATAGGCATCGTATTTGGTTTGAATGAAGAGAAAAAATACAGTGAAATCGGCACACCGACGTTCGAAGAATTTTATTCACAGGATCTTTTCAATAATATAAAGAAGTACATTGGTAAAGCCCCTTCTAACTATCAAGTCGTAAGTGTAGCCATGCATCCGACCATCGCCCAATATAATGGCATGCATACATTAGACACTTATAATACTACTTATCCATTATCCTATAAGCATAAATTTCGCAAGATTATCGCACCAGAATTAGAAAAAAACCAAAACCTTGAATCCTACTTTGACACGTGGGGCGGAAGGCTTTATATGTATGTGGGGGAGTTAGGGAAGGATTATGTATTTAGCAAGAATAGCGATGAAGTAATCGAGCAGCTTGACATCAATACTGAACAATTGCAACAAATGGGGGGAGACTATGTATTATCAGCCCTGCCCATTGAGAATCATGAAAGTATAGGTCTCGAATTTGAGAAAGCATTCCAACATGCATCCTCTCCTTGGAAAATTCACTTGTATAAAGTTGAGCTCTAA
- the fabI gene encoding enoyl-ACP reductase FabI: MEDLLQLKDKHIVIMGVANQRSIAWGVAKSLDKAGVKLIFTYRKERSYKKLVKLLEENNIESELVLQCDVNEDESIQQAFAQIGEKTGVIHGIVHSVASAPTEDLKGSFIDTSRSGFASAQDSSSYSLVAVTKAARPLMKEGGAIIAMSYLGAERVVGGYNVMGVAKASLEASVKYLASEVGEDQIRVNAISAGAIRTISAKGVPSFNQILHQIEETSPLKRNVTQEDIGDMSVAMLSALSRGVTGEIIYVDSGYNILG, translated from the coding sequence ATGGAAGATTTATTACAATTAAAAGATAAGCATATTGTCATAATGGGTGTGGCCAATCAAAGAAGTATTGCCTGGGGTGTGGCTAAATCATTAGATAAAGCTGGAGTAAAATTAATTTTTACATATAGGAAGGAAAGGTCTTATAAGAAGTTAGTGAAGCTGTTAGAAGAGAATAATATAGAATCAGAGCTTGTTTTACAATGCGATGTAAATGAAGATGAGAGCATTCAGCAAGCTTTTGCGCAAATCGGTGAGAAAACAGGGGTGATACATGGCATTGTGCATTCTGTCGCTTCTGCGCCTACGGAGGATTTAAAGGGGTCCTTTATAGATACATCGAGAAGTGGATTTGCTTCTGCACAGGACTCAAGCTCCTATTCTTTAGTTGCTGTTACAAAGGCTGCTCGGCCGTTAATGAAAGAAGGAGGCGCGATTATTGCGATGAGCTACTTAGGGGCGGAGCGAGTCGTTGGTGGTTACAATGTAATGGGCGTTGCGAAAGCTTCTCTCGAGGCATCTGTGAAGTATCTAGCTTCGGAAGTGGGAGAAGACCAAATTCGAGTGAACGCTATTTCTGCTGGTGCGATTCGAACAATTTCTGCAAAAGGTGTTCCTTCCTTCAACCAAATTCTGCATCAAATTGAAGAGACTTCTCCTTTAAAAAGAAACGTTACTCAAGAAGATATTGGTGATATGAGTGTAGCGATGCTCAGTGCCTTGTCAAGAGGTGTGACTGGTGAGATCATCTATGTCGATTCAGGTTACAATATATTAGGATAA